A window of Clostridium sp. 'White wine YQ' contains these coding sequences:
- a CDS encoding MMPL family transporter, whose amino-acid sequence MRKILKLRWAVLAIWLVATVLFTIYQPNLKQILNQKGQATISADSPSVVASKMLNNMGTSKGDTLLFVFNEDNKISDEGLKDIQKGIDNVRAKKDELKVTNIMDPFSTPEAKDQMISEDGTTVMVQVNYEKGTRDGETIISAFKDALKDVKVNHYITGEQAINNDYLDATNKGVDKSAIITVAFILIVLIIMFRSVVTPIVSLCAVGVAYLCSMGIIGILINGFNFPITSLTQMFVILVLFGIGTDYNILLFNRFKEELGHGLSIDDAVVATYKTAGKTIIYSGLTVFMAFASLTFVQFPIYRSANAVAIGIAVLLLELMTLTPVLMKLLAGKLFWPSHNTAGHKESKIWENITSVSVKHPAISLLIVAAIIAPVIALNSTKLSFDSLKDLSADTPSVKGFNIVADKFGRGKAMPTTVVIESKDAMDNNEALAVIDDLTMKLKKLDGVKQVSGVTQPKGDEIADFYTDKQTGTVADGFTSANDGIGQIKDGLNLIDEKLAAPDFSDVKKLADGTGSLADGIGQLADNLKLINDGIGKGASDGAAGITQGIEGFKQGIGQINQQMQMLSGGLNGVNSAYQGLQSKYSALTAQFEAMRTDINSMNTAVDNLAAKYPSDSDVVALQTKLHDITSKLNAVENDVAVNNATLSALNNQLNQMNNGLKQLADATAPNSQLIQGMNYMEEQVKQLPAQFKKGTDGQAQIIEIMYQLKAGALQAKDGQDKLYSGLTQLSSGMVQLKDGIGKSRDGLGSIHDGLDKGNDFLNQLTNTKTFYIPKEAFEKDDINKMFDAYLSKDRKIAKITVNLTSDPYSKESIAVIDQMQNLVKNDLKGTVLQDAKFGISGPTASTNDLNAIATHDITFTQIIVLACIFVLLIIVIRSFWIPVYIVGALLAAYYTAISVTAFLTSKLFSGMDGMSWNVPFFSFVVIAALGVDYSIFLMTRFKEYPEMSPKEAIVMAAKNIGGVVMSAAIILAGTFATLYPSNIHVLMELAICVVTGLLLLSLILLPVVIPALISITDKIASKTSRKSYSKHSEI is encoded by the coding sequence ATGCGAAAAATATTAAAACTACGCTGGGCTGTGCTTGCTATTTGGCTTGTAGCAACTGTACTATTTACTATATATCAGCCCAATTTGAAACAAATATTGAACCAAAAAGGTCAAGCTACTATTAGTGCAGATTCGCCTTCTGTAGTTGCGTCAAAAATGCTTAATAATATGGGTACTTCAAAGGGAGATACACTTTTATTCGTCTTTAATGAAGACAATAAGATATCAGATGAAGGTTTAAAAGATATTCAAAAAGGTATTGATAACGTAAGAGCTAAAAAAGATGAATTAAAAGTAACTAATATAATGGATCCTTTTTCAACACCAGAAGCCAAAGATCAAATGATATCTGAAGATGGTACAACCGTAATGGTACAAGTAAATTATGAAAAAGGAACTAGAGATGGAGAAACCATAATAAGTGCATTTAAGGATGCTCTTAAGGATGTAAAAGTTAATCATTATATTACAGGTGAACAAGCAATCAATAATGATTATCTAGATGCTACAAATAAAGGAGTAGATAAAAGTGCAATTATTACTGTAGCTTTCATTTTAATTGTATTGATTATTATGTTCCGTTCAGTAGTAACACCGATAGTATCACTTTGTGCAGTAGGTGTTGCATATCTATGTTCCATGGGAATCATAGGAATACTAATAAACGGATTCAATTTTCCAATAACTAGTTTAACGCAAATGTTTGTTATTTTGGTTCTGTTTGGTATAGGGACGGACTATAACATATTACTATTTAATAGATTTAAGGAAGAGCTTGGACATGGTTTATCAATTGATGATGCTGTAGTAGCTACTTATAAGACTGCAGGTAAAACGATTATCTATAGTGGATTAACAGTATTTATGGCATTTGCAAGTCTTACTTTTGTTCAATTCCCAATTTATCGTTCAGCAAATGCAGTAGCAATTGGAATAGCAGTATTATTACTTGAATTAATGACTCTAACACCAGTACTAATGAAATTATTAGCAGGGAAATTATTCTGGCCATCTCATAATACTGCTGGTCATAAGGAAAGTAAGATTTGGGAGAATATAACTTCCGTATCAGTAAAACATCCAGCTATTTCTCTTTTAATAGTTGCGGCTATTATCGCTCCGGTTATAGCATTAAACTCTACCAAGTTATCTTTTGATAGCTTAAAGGATTTAAGTGCAGATACTCCTTCGGTAAAAGGCTTTAATATAGTTGCAGATAAGTTTGGTAGAGGAAAAGCCATGCCAACTACTGTAGTTATTGAAAGCAAAGATGCTATGGATAATAATGAAGCTTTAGCTGTAATAGATGATTTAACAATGAAATTAAAGAAGCTAGATGGTGTAAAACAAGTTTCAGGTGTTACTCAGCCTAAGGGTGATGAAATAGCTGATTTTTATACAGATAAGCAAACAGGAACAGTTGCAGATGGCTTTACTTCTGCAAATGATGGAATAGGTCAAATTAAAGATGGATTAAATCTAATTGATGAAAAATTAGCAGCTCCAGATTTTTCAGATGTTAAGAAGTTGGCTGATGGGACAGGTAGTCTAGCGGATGGAATTGGTCAGCTAGCAGATAATTTAAAACTAATAAATGATGGAATTGGTAAAGGCGCATCAGATGGAGCAGCAGGAATAACTCAAGGAATTGAAGGCTTTAAGCAAGGAATAGGACAGATAAATCAGCAAATGCAAATGCTTTCTGGAGGACTTAATGGAGTTAATTCTGCATATCAAGGACTTCAAAGTAAATACTCAGCATTGACTGCTCAGTTTGAAGCTATGAGAACTGATATAAATAGTATGAACACAGCAGTAGACAATTTGGCTGCAAAATACCCAAGTGATTCTGATGTAGTAGCTCTTCAAACTAAATTACATGATATAACAAGTAAGTTAAATGCAGTTGAAAATGATGTAGCAGTAAACAACGCAACCTTATCAGCATTAAACAATCAATTGAATCAAATGAATAATGGATTAAAGCAATTAGCTGATGCAACAGCTCCTAATTCTCAGTTAATTCAAGGGATGAATTATATGGAAGAGCAAGTAAAACAGCTTCCAGCTCAATTTAAAAAAGGAACTGACGGACAAGCACAAATAATTGAAATTATGTATCAATTAAAAGCAGGAGCATTACAAGCTAAAGACGGACAAGATAAGTTATACAGTGGATTAACTCAATTAAGCAGTGGAATGGTCCAATTAAAAGATGGTATTGGAAAGAGTCGTGATGGACTTGGAAGTATTCATGACGGATTAGATAAGGGAAATGATTTCTTAAATCAATTAACTAATACAAAAACTTTCTACATTCCAAAAGAAGCCTTTGAAAAAGACGATATTAATAAGATGTTTGATGCATATTTGTCAAAGGATAGAAAGATAGCTAAAATTACAGTTAATTTAACTTCAGATCCATATTCAAAAGAATCAATTGCAGTAATAGATCAAATGCAAAACCTTGTTAAAAATGATCTTAAAGGTACAGTTTTACAAGATGCTAAGTTTGGAATTTCTGGACCAACAGCAAGTACAAATGACTTAAATGCAATAGCAACTCATGATATTACCTTTACTCAAATAATAGTACTAGCATGTATCTTTGTATTACTTATAATTGTAATAAGATCCTTCTGGATTCCAGTATACATTGTAGGGGCTTTACTTGCTGCATACTATACAGCGATTTCAGTTACAGCCTTCTTAACCAGCAAATTATTTAGTGGTATGGATGGAATGTCATGGAATGTACCATTCTTCTCCTTTGTTGTTATAGCAGCACTGGGAGTTGACTACAGTATATTCTTAATGACTAGATTTAAAGAATATCCAGAAATGTCACCAAAGGAAGCTATAGTTATGGCTGCAAAAAATATTGGAGGAGTTGTAATGTCAGCTGCAATAATTCTAGCTGGTACATTTGCAACCTTATATCCTTCAAACATACATGTATTAATGGAGTTAGCTATTTGTGTAGTTACAGGATTATTATTATTAAGTTTAATTTTATTACCTGTAGTCATACCAGCATTAATTTCAATTACTGATAAAATAGCTTCTAAAACTTCAAGAAAAAGCTATAGCAAGCATTCAGAAATATAG
- a CDS encoding carbohydrate-binding protein: protein MKKAKRLALLSGILSLPILLGSLPASTAWALDASAIGKTVEVQGTYSSGTTHKWETLNPVTFGEDAANDKVDTAITLDPSTKYQEYQGVGISLDETSISNLWKLSASDREAVVKNLVDPVTGAGLEQFRITIGSPDCIEHIPFWSYDELPEGVKEDWNLDYFSIEKDKQYHIIDTIKLIQKYNPDAQFFASAWSAPAWMKTKNMFTGYVEPKNDGSNSFVQANKLRDDCINVFARYYVKTIQAFENEGIDIRAITLLNEPGMDVVYPAMDISIEQQQKLALEIKSEFAKASLNTELWVHDFNFWDWKDPSSTATKNYYRIFKDSNVAKGEDVLKASDAVAFHPYWGDASVMADVAKEYPNLKVHLTETGDFSPSSAMNDFNNYSSSYTGWVGVTDQKGGTLHWTDARDNSVNWNAVNPSWKNRLVVVDTDKKTATYMDSLYGLGQFSKYLASGGRSGSDNSVKQGARRIFSTGAVNGVSNVAFQNPDGEIVMVLINSGAEKDVKVNMLGKALVEKVPANSTTTLRWKPEIPQKGENKAPVLSSITDLGMDQYSTKTFKLEGTDGDGDTLMYYGINLPDGITVDAKTGLVTLAPTKAGTFDLSFVVSDGQDKDTKTMKLIVNRKATPLLGKIESEDYSIQQGWSDGGGNFVENSGSASGGKDVGYTSAGNWLKYFVNVPKDGVYDVEFGVANGSGSESKDGFSIKNEANDVLCTVSVPDTKGWGTWTTVKSKVALKAGDQFITFYCNKGNFNIDYMKFSIVDKSQLSAAISGAEKIDLTKYTKDSGDKLKEVINNVKPILNNSEATQEEVDKALVTLNDAMSKLVKLPDTPNNPGNPSDPTTPTNPGDNGNTTPDTPTVPVDNNLPKTGTIIGSGVLIAIGAIFIIAGIVVNRRKFSKKSSENN from the coding sequence GTGAAAAAAGCAAAAAGATTAGCACTGTTATCAGGAATTTTGAGTTTGCCTATTTTATTAGGTAGTTTACCAGCATCTACGGCATGGGCATTGGATGCTTCTGCCATAGGTAAAACTGTGGAAGTTCAAGGAACTTATTCCTCTGGGACAACTCATAAATGGGAAACCCTTAATCCTGTAACCTTTGGAGAGGATGCAGCAAATGATAAAGTTGATACAGCTATTACTTTAGATCCATCAACAAAATACCAAGAATATCAAGGTGTTGGAATTTCCTTAGATGAAACCAGTATATCTAATCTCTGGAAACTTAGTGCAAGTGATAGAGAAGCAGTTGTTAAAAACTTAGTAGATCCAGTAACAGGTGCTGGATTAGAACAATTTAGGATTACTATTGGTAGTCCAGACTGTATTGAGCATATTCCATTTTGGTCTTATGATGAACTTCCAGAAGGAGTAAAGGAAGATTGGAATTTAGATTATTTTTCTATAGAGAAAGATAAGCAATATCACATTATAGATACAATTAAACTAATACAAAAATACAATCCTGATGCACAATTTTTTGCATCTGCATGGTCTGCACCTGCATGGATGAAAACAAAAAATATGTTTACAGGTTATGTAGAACCTAAAAATGATGGTTCAAATTCATTTGTACAAGCTAATAAGCTTAGAGATGATTGTATAAATGTATTTGCAAGATATTATGTAAAGACTATTCAAGCCTTTGAAAATGAAGGAATTGATATTCGAGCAATTACATTACTAAATGAACCAGGTATGGATGTAGTTTATCCTGCTATGGATATTAGTATAGAGCAGCAACAAAAATTAGCATTAGAAATTAAGAGTGAATTTGCTAAAGCAAGTTTAAATACTGAACTTTGGGTTCATGATTTTAATTTCTGGGATTGGAAAGATCCATCAAGCACTGCAACAAAGAATTACTATAGAATATTTAAGGATTCTAATGTAGCAAAAGGTGAGGACGTTTTAAAAGCAAGTGATGCAGTTGCATTCCATCCTTATTGGGGTGATGCAAGTGTAATGGCTGACGTTGCAAAAGAGTATCCTAACCTTAAGGTTCACCTTACTGAAACAGGAGACTTCTCTCCATCTTCTGCAATGAATGATTTTAATAATTATTCTAGTAGTTATACTGGATGGGTAGGAGTTACAGATCAAAAAGGAGGAACTTTGCACTGGACAGATGCAAGGGATAATAGTGTTAACTGGAATGCTGTTAATCCAAGTTGGAAAAATAGATTAGTTGTTGTAGATACAGATAAGAAGACTGCAACTTATATGGATTCTTTATATGGTCTTGGACAATTCTCCAAATATCTTGCAAGTGGAGGAAGAAGTGGCTCTGATAATAGTGTAAAACAAGGAGCACGTAGAATATTCTCAACTGGAGCAGTAAATGGAGTTTCTAATGTAGCATTCCAAAATCCAGATGGAGAAATTGTAATGGTATTAATAAATTCAGGTGCTGAAAAAGATGTAAAAGTAAATATGTTAGGTAAGGCTTTAGTTGAAAAAGTGCCTGCTAATTCCACAACAACTTTAAGATGGAAGCCTGAAATTCCTCAAAAAGGAGAGAATAAAGCTCCAGTATTAAGTAGCATTACGGATTTAGGAATGGATCAATATTCCACTAAGACCTTTAAGCTAGAGGGTACTGATGGGGACGGGGATACATTAATGTATTATGGAATAAATCTTCCTGATGGCATTACTGTAGATGCTAAAACTGGGTTAGTAACACTTGCCCCTACAAAAGCAGGAACCTTTGATTTATCTTTTGTGGTAAGTGATGGACAAGATAAAGATACTAAAACCATGAAACTTATTGTAAATAGAAAGGCAACTCCACTACTAGGAAAGATTGAATCTGAAGATTACTCTATTCAACAGGGGTGGTCTGATGGCGGAGGAAACTTTGTTGAGAATTCAGGTTCAGCAAGTGGGGGCAAGGATGTAGGCTATACATCAGCAGGAAATTGGTTAAAATACTTTGTTAACGTACCAAAGGATGGAGTTTATGATGTAGAATTTGGTGTAGCAAATGGTAGCGGTTCTGAAAGTAAAGATGGTTTCTCAATAAAGAATGAAGCAAATGACGTGCTTTGCACAGTTTCTGTACCAGATACTAAAGGATGGGGAACATGGACTACAGTAAAATCCAAAGTAGCTTTAAAAGCAGGGGATCAATTTATCACTTTCTATTGTAATAAAGGAAACTTTAATATAGATTATATGAAATTCTCTATTGTAGATAAATCACAGCTATCAGCAGCAATTAGTGGTGCAGAAAAAATTGATTTAACTAAATATACAAAGGATAGTGGAGATAAGCTAAAGGAAGTTATTAATAATGTAAAACCAATATTAAATAATTCTGAAGCAACTCAAGAAGAAGTTGATAAAGCATTGGTAACACTTAATGATGCCATGAGTAAGTTAGTTAAGCTTCCAGACACTCCAAACAATCCAGGTAATCCTAGTGATCCAACAACACCAACTAACCCTGGAGATAATGGAAATACAACACCAGATACCCCAACAGTACCAGTTGATAATAATCTTCCGAAGACCGGAACAATAATTGGTTCAGGTGTATTAATAGCTATAGGAGCTATATTTATAATAGCTGGCATTGTAGTTAATAGAAGAAAGTTTTCAAAAAAATCTTCAGAAAATAATTAA
- a CDS encoding GNAT family N-acetyltransferase — translation MNGIEIRRLMQNEEVPYDLLLLADPSIDIINDYVNRGEIFVANYMGEIVGVYVLIKTRPLTMELVNIAVHEKYQGKGIGKKLIFDAIKRAKDENIKVLQVGTGNSSVSQLALYQKCGFSVYGVDKDFFIKHYKEEIMENGIRCKDMIRLEMDL, via the coding sequence ATGAATGGTATTGAGATAAGAAGACTAATGCAAAATGAAGAAGTTCCTTATGATTTATTATTACTTGCAGACCCATCTATAGATATAATTAATGATTATGTAAATAGAGGAGAGATTTTTGTAGCCAATTACATGGGTGAGATTGTAGGGGTATATGTTTTGATTAAAACTAGACCTCTTACTATGGAATTAGTAAATATAGCAGTTCATGAAAAATATCAAGGAAAAGGAATAGGAAAAAAGCTTATATTTGATGCTATTAAAAGAGCAAAGGATGAGAATATAAAAGTTCTTCAAGTAGGGACAGGTAATTCGAGTGTGTCACAATTAGCCTTATATCAAAAATGTGGCTTTAGTGTATATGGAGTAGATAAGGATTTTTTTATAAAACACTATAAAGAAGAAATAATGGAAAATGGAATTAGATGCAAGGATATGATCAGGCTTGAAATGGATTTATAG
- a CDS encoding magnesium transporter CorA family protein, which translates to MGTLIYSDFTIEENMEWDKDIPNLICYLMDKNDDFGINSEFVSNIHNDIVVKNKDNLFMRIPFYHDNKNIHIHAVIEDDILIVNYNDVDFIEYLKEKWSLYQNISWRIILLQLFQYFSITYTEKLIKIEGLLDDLFENAVYKDAINLKELLSIKKEISIMKRNTTFYRSMLSYLEEEFNDLALFDKISFILDNTFILVENVETSIFSCIDIYNSVSSNKMNKTMQLLTIITVISLPATIVTGIFGMNFENMPLINRPFGFILSMLVLMVIILFEVYFFKKRKYL; encoded by the coding sequence ATGGGTACATTAATTTACTCTGATTTTACAATAGAAGAAAATATGGAATGGGATAAAGATATTCCTAATCTCATATGCTACTTAATGGACAAGAATGACGACTTTGGTATTAATAGTGAATTTGTTAGTAACATCCACAACGACATAGTTGTAAAGAATAAAGATAATCTTTTTATGAGAATTCCTTTTTATCATGACAATAAAAATATACATATTCATGCAGTAATTGAAGATGATATACTAATAGTTAATTATAATGACGTTGACTTCATAGAATATTTAAAAGAAAAATGGTCTTTATATCAGAATATAAGCTGGAGGATTATTTTACTTCAATTGTTTCAATATTTCTCCATTACATATACAGAAAAGTTAATAAAGATTGAAGGTCTATTAGATGATCTTTTTGAGAATGCTGTTTATAAAGATGCCATTAATCTTAAAGAACTTCTTTCAATAAAAAAAGAAATTTCTATTATGAAAAGAAATACAACTTTCTATAGATCTATGCTTAGTTATCTTGAAGAAGAATTTAATGATTTAGCTTTATTTGATAAAATATCCTTTATATTAGATAATACCTTTATATTAGTGGAAAATGTAGAAACATCTATTTTCTCATGTATAGATATATATAACTCAGTTTCTTCTAATAAGATGAATAAAACTATGCAGTTATTAACCATAATCACAGTTATATCTTTACCTGCAACAATAGTTACAGGAATATTTGGGATGAATTTTGAAAATATGCCCTTAATAAATCGTCCTTTCGGATTTATTTTATCTATGCTTGTCTTAATGGTTATTATACTATTTGAGGTATACTTTTTTAAAAAGAGAAAATACCTATAA
- the namA gene encoding NADPH dehydrogenase NamA yields the protein MAKIFDTLKIKDLEFKNRVIMAPMCMYSSDITGEVKDFHIHHYVTRAIGGVGGIIIEATAVEERGVISQRDLGIWKDEHVEGLKKLVDSVKKYGTPIGIQIAHAGRKSEFTGEIVAPSAIPFDDKSKTPKELSINEIKEVVEAFKNGARRAVEAGFDFIEIHGAHGYLINEFLSPLSNKREDEYGGTLEKRARFLDEVLKAIKEVIPENMPVVLRVSASDFTEGGNTPEDISKIINLVKNYGIDLINVSAGAVVPAAINLYPGYQVKFAEVVKKETGLPVIAGGLILDRNMVEEILGNERSEFVFLARPLLREPYLVLRWAKEVGREDLIPYQYRRGF from the coding sequence ATGGCTAAGATATTCGATACATTAAAAATTAAAGATTTAGAATTTAAAAATAGGGTTATAATGGCACCGATGTGCATGTATTCTAGTGACATAACTGGAGAAGTAAAGGATTTTCACATACATCACTATGTAACAAGAGCAATAGGGGGTGTAGGTGGAATCATTATTGAAGCCACAGCAGTAGAGGAGAGAGGGGTAATATCTCAAAGAGATTTAGGTATATGGAAGGATGAACATGTAGAGGGTTTAAAGAAACTAGTTGATTCTGTTAAAAAATATGGAACTCCAATTGGTATTCAAATAGCTCATGCAGGTAGAAAATCAGAATTTACAGGAGAGATCGTTGCTCCATCAGCAATTCCTTTTGACGATAAAAGTAAAACCCCTAAGGAATTATCGATTAATGAAATTAAAGAAGTAGTAGAAGCTTTTAAAAATGGAGCTAGAAGAGCCGTAGAAGCTGGCTTTGACTTTATTGAAATACATGGTGCTCACGGATATTTAATTAATGAGTTCCTATCACCTTTATCAAATAAAAGAGAAGATGAATATGGTGGAACCTTAGAGAAAAGAGCAAGGTTTTTAGATGAAGTACTTAAAGCAATAAAGGAAGTAATTCCAGAGAATATGCCAGTAGTACTAAGAGTTTCGGCTTCAGATTTTACTGAAGGTGGAAATACACCTGAGGACATATCGAAAATAATAAATCTAGTTAAAAATTATGGAATAGATTTAATTAATGTAAGTGCAGGTGCAGTTGTTCCAGCCGCAATAAATCTTTATCCTGGATATCAAGTGAAATTTGCAGAAGTAGTTAAGAAGGAAACTGGATTACCAGTTATTGCAGGAGGATTAATTCTAGATAGAAATATGGTAGAAGAAATTCTAGGCAATGAAAGAAGTGAGTTTGTATTTTTAGCAAGACCATTACTTAGAGAGCCTTACCTAGTGTTAAGATGGGCAAAAGAAGTAGGAAGGGAAGATTTAATTCCTTATCAATATAGAAGAGGATTTTAA